The following are from one region of the Juglans regia cultivar Chandler chromosome 10, Walnut 2.0, whole genome shotgun sequence genome:
- the LOC108982916 gene encoding protein FAR-RED IMPAIRED RESPONSE 1-like yields the protein MDVDIEHFDRECDEVGIDNDIECDETIEQPTVGMNFSSVEQVLSYHMKYGKQKDFRVCKRNSRQDDDGNIRWICLACVRGDTSKSKAANVMKPRQTEKIGCMARINAILNNEGGYTLSKVILDHTHVCSLRKARHFRCFKKVDPRVAKRLEINDEAGIRLSKNFKVVVVEAGDARSRAAYESFGDVITFDTTYLTNVYKMPFAPFVGVNHHGQSILFGCGLISNEDANTFEWLFESWLKCMNDQPPKAIITDQDKAMKITISRVFPTSRHRFCLWRIMKKLPEKFGSHSQYEEIKSTLHKYVYDSFSETEFESHWHDMLDTYDLHENAWLVSLYSDRRFWVPAYVKDTFWAGMSTTQQSESMNIFFDDYINSKTTLKQFVDQYDSALRRKVENEAIADFNSFNTEIPCIGRYPLEKQFQKAYTIAKFKEVQEELRGFLYLTTSLVGCESGRNTFVVADEVQVGDDLLKRATFTVKVDEDPLDAESSTLKLISQIEQLKVQYPGTPDPATSMGGTTVHPATSMGDMTDRVLSPLRSSHAPDECIVRGTHHEAPQSQVRIILALDGLLFPHR from the exons ATGGATGTCGACATAGAACATTTTGATCGTGAGTGTGATGAGGTAGGAATTGATAATGACATTGAATGTGATGAAACTATTGAACAACCTACGGTTGGAATGAACTTTTCATCTGTAGAACAAGTTTTGTCTTACCATATGAAGTATGGTAAGCAGAAGGACTTTAGAGTGTGTAAAAGAAATTCTAGACAAGATGACGATGGGAACATCAGATGGATTTGCTTGGCATGTGTGCGAGGAGACACATCAAAGAGTAAGGCTGCCAATGTTATGAAACCAAGACAGACAGAGAAGATAGGGTGTATGGCTAGGATTAACGCGATACTGAATAATGAAGGTGGATATACCCTATCTAAGGTAATCTTGGATCACACACACGTTTGTAGTCTGAGAAAAGCAAGGCATTTCAGATGCTTTAAGAAGGTTGATCCTCGGGTGGCTAAAAGGCTTGAAATTAATGATGAAGCAGGAATACGGTTGTCCAAAAATTTCAAGGTTGTGGTTGTTGAAGCGGGGG ATGCCAGAAGTAGAGCTGCGTATGAATCATTCGGGGATGTCATTACATTTGACACAACATATCTGACTAATGTGTATAAGATGCCTTTTGCACCGTTTGTGGGTGTTAACCACCATGGACAATCAATTCTATTCGGATGCGGATTGATATCCAATGAGGATGCAAATACATTCGAGTGGTTGTTTGAGTCATGGTTGAAGTGTATGAATGACCAACCACCAAAGGCAATCATTACAGACCAAGATAAGGCCATGAAAATTACAATTTCAAGGGTGTTTCCAACGTCTAGGCATCGTTTCTGCTTGTGGCGTATAATGAAAAAGCTTCCTGAAAAATTTGGATCACATTCTCAATATGAGGAAATTAAGAGTACTCTACATAAGTACGTTTATGACTCTTTCAGTGAGACTGAATTCGAATCACATTGGCATGATATGCTCGATACCTATGATCTACATGAGAATGCATGGTTGGTATCACTATATAGTGATCGCCGTTTTTGGGTGCCAGCGTATGTTAAAGACACATTTTGGGCTGGTATGTCAACGACACAACAGAGTGAaagtatgaatatattttttgatgacTACATTAACTCTAAAACAACTTTGAAACAATTTGTTGACCAGTACGATTCAGCCCTAAGGAGGAAGGTAGAGAATGAAGCAATTGCTGactttaattcatttaatacGGAGATTCCTTGCATCGGTCGCTATCCTCTTGAGAAGCAATTTCAGAAAGCATATACAATTGCTAAATTCAAAGAAGTGCAAGAGGAATTGCGAggatttttatatttgactacTTCATTAGTGGGATGTGAGAGTGGTAGAAATACGTTTGTAGTTGCCGATGAAGTTCAAGTTGGTGATGACTTGTTAAAACGTGCAACTTTCACTGTCAAAGTTGATGAAGATCCCCTTGAT GCCGAGAGCAGTACTTTGAAATTGATTAGCCAGATAGAACAGTTGAAGGTACAGTACCCTGGTACTCCTGATCCAGCTACTTCCATGGGAGGCACGACAGTTCATCCAGCTACTTCCATGGGAGACATGACAGATAGAGTGCTTAGTCCGTTG CGGAGTAGTCACGCTCCAGATGAATGCATTGTCCGTGGCACACATCATGAGGCTCCTCAAAGCCAG GTGCGGATTATTCTGGCATTGGACGGACTGCTCTTCCCTCACAGGTAA